One genomic region from Cucumis melo cultivar AY chromosome 9, USDA_Cmelo_AY_1.0, whole genome shotgun sequence encodes:
- the LOC103483034 gene encoding probable RNA-dependent RNA polymerase 1: MEKTIEIYGFGPKVTVDEVKEFLENHTGDGTVSTVRISKPKDDKTRFTSVTVRFKSKLAAEYIVAKATTEEKKLWFESSYLKAREVEKKATSGGPEMERMEDVKGQLGSMISKDKMRVIWEGEKWNVEFGNGVRKLWFYLSYEVDDYKMELCFENILSVEFRCPLNQPSKFFLIQMQGAPRIFRKTPSSSSSPLYSNKSNSFRWIRDVDFTPSSCIGQSFTLCLQFSPSHHLPPFFQTLVGYKVTYAPFILRKGSSFVSNSNLVPIITPPQAFDISYKILFKINALLQRGYLSGPTLDDEFFRLVDSSRFHPDYIEHALEKLFNLKECCYKPQKWLKDQYLSYYVSNQLPWKPNVSLDDGLVYVHRVQITPLKVYFCGPEANLSNRVVRRFIDDIDNFLRVSFVDEELDKLHSIDLAPRSSSPENNTRTRVYDRVVSVLKNGIVIGDKKFEFLAFSASQLRENSFWMFASRKGLSAADIREWMGDFRQIRNVAKYAARLGQSFGSSRKTLCVKEHEIEVIPDVEVERKNIMYCFSDGIGKISKTLAKKVAKKCGLTGHTPSAFQIRYAGYKGVVAIDPTSEKKLSLRKSMLKYMSLDTQLDVLLWSKYQPCFLNRQVINLLSTLGIGDDVFVKKQKEAIDQLDSILEDPSRALEVLELMSPGEMTSILKELLSFYMPNEEPFLNMMLWTFRANKLLDLKTKSRIFVPRGRTMMGCLDETRTLEYGQVFVHCSVPGRSSEGNFVVKGKVVVAKNPCLHPGDVRLLDAIDVKALHHMVDCVVFPQKGKRPHPNECSGSDLDGDLYFVCWDSELTCIKQVKPMSYEPAPSIQLDHDVTIEEVQKYFANYMVNDGLGAIANAHTVFADKNSKKAMSAECIKLAKLFSIAVDFPKTGVPANLPRNLRVHEYPDFMDKPDKPTYVSNGVLGKLFRGVKDVSSDVNTFEIFTKEVATKCYDPDMEVDGFEKYLREAFDYKTKYDFKLGNLMDYYGIKTEPELVSGNILKMAKSFDKRNDLEQIAFAMKSLRKEVRSWFNENESKYTYEDIEDDEYARASAWYCVTYHPDYWGRYNEGTQRDHFLSFPWCVADKLIQIKREKMSLRNSSPMSSLQYNFDGMSLY, encoded by the exons ATGGAAAAGACGATCGAAATTTACGGATTTGGGCCCAAGGTGACCGTCGACGAGGTGAAGGAATTTCTCGAGAATCACACAGGAGATGGAACCGTATCGACAGTGAGGATTTCAAAACCCAAAGACGATAAAACCCGGTTCACATCTGTGACGGTCCGGTTCAAGAGCAAACTAGCAGCTGAGTACATAGTGGCGAAGGCGACAACGGAGGAGAAGAAACTGTGGTTCGAAAGTTCATATCTGAAAGCCAGAGAAGTGGAGAAGAAGGCAACAAGTGGTGGCCCCGAAATGGAGAGAATGGAAGACGTGAAGGGGCAGTTGGGAAGCATGATTTCAAAGGACAAAATGAGGGTAATTTGGGAAGGAGAGAAATGGAATGTGGAATTTGGAAATGGAGTTAGGAAATTATGGTTTTATTTGAGTTATGAAGTTGATGACTACAAAATGGAGCTTTGCTTTGAGAATATTTTGAGTGTTGAGTTTCGCTGCCCTCTCAATCAACCTTCCAAGTTTTTTCTCATTcag ATGCAAGGTGCTCCACGAATTTTCAGGAAAACTCCATCATCTTCCTCCTCCCCATTATATTCCAACAAATCCAACAGTTTTCGTTGGATTAGGGATGTGGATTTCACTCCATCTTCCTGCATTGGACAATCTTTTACTCTATGTTTGCAATTTTCTCCTTCACATCACCTTCCTCCTTTCTTCCAAACATTGGTCGGCTACAAAGTGACCTATGCTCCGTTCATTCTCCGTAAAGGTTCTTCTTTCgtctcaaattcaaatttggtTCCTATCATTACTCCACCCCAAGCCTTTGATATCTCTTATAAAATTTTGTTCAAAATCAATGCCCTACTTCAACGTGGTTATCTTTCTGGACCGACGCTAGATGATGAATTCTTTCGACTTGTTGATTCGAGTAGATTTCATCCTGACTACATAGAGCATGCCTTAGAAAAACTCTTTAATTTGAAGGAATGTTGTTATAAACCACAAAAGTGGCTCAAAGACCAATATCTTTCATACTACGTCTCTAATCAGCTTCCATGGAAACCTAATGTTTCTCTAGATGATGGGCTAGTGTATGTGCATAGAGTTCAAATTACACCGTTGAAAGTGTACTTCTGTGGTCCGGAGGCCAATCTTTCTAACAGAGTAGTCCGTCGTTTTATTGATGATATAGATAATTTTCTTCGTGTGTCTTTTGTTGATGAGGAATTGGATAAACTTCATTCTATTGATCTAGCTCCACGTTCATCATCTCCTGAAAATAATACAAGAACTAGAGTATATGATAGAGTAGTATCTGTGTTAAAAAATGGTATAGTCATTGGTGATAAAAAGTTTGAGTTTCTGGCTTTCTCGGCTAGTCAACTAAGAGAAAATTCTTTTTGGATGTTTGCTTCGAGGAAGGGGCTAAGTGCAGCAGATATCAGAGAGTGGATGGGTGACTTTCGCCAGATAAGGAATGTGGCAAAATATGCTGCTCGACTTGGTCAATCTTTTGGTTCATCTAGAAAAACTTTGTGCGTTAAAGAACATGAAATTGAAGTTATTCCTGATGTAGAAGTTGAAAGGAAGAACATTATGTATTGTTTCTCCGATGGGATTGGAAAAATATCTAAAACATTAGCTAAGAAAGTAGCTAAAAAATGTGGTTTGACCGGTCATACACCATCTGCCTTTCAGATTCGATATGCTGGATACAAAGGTGTTGTAGCTATTGACCCTACATCCGAAAAGAAATTGTCATTACGAAAAAGTATGTTGAAGTATATGTCACTTGATACACAACTTGATGTTTTGTTGTGGAGTAAGTACCAACCATGCTTTCTTAATCGTCAGGTGATAAACCTTCTATCAACTCTTGGAATTGGGGATGATGTTTTtgtgaaaaaacaaaaagaagctATAGATCAACTAGATTCTATTTTAGAAGATCCATCAAGGGCATTAGAAGTGTTAGAGTTGATGTCCCCAGGAGAAATGACTAGTATTTTGAAGGAACTACTTTCGTTTTACATGCCAAATGAAGAACCTTTTCTAAATATGATGCTATGGACATTTCGTGCAAATAAATTATTAGATTTGAAGACCAAGTCAAGGATATTTGTTCCACGGGGAAGGACAATGATGGGTTGCCTAGATGAAACTCGAACATTAGAATATGGGCAGGTGTTTGTTCATTGCTCTGTCCCTGGAAGATCAAGCGAGGGAAATTTTGTAGTCAAAGGTAAAGTAGTTGTTGCTAAAAATCCATGTTTACACCCAGGGGACGTGCGTTTGCTCGATGCTATTGATGTGAAAGCTCTACATCACATGGTGGACTGTGTTGTTTTTCCACAGAAAGGAAAAAG GCCTCACCCAAACGAGTGTTCCGGGAGTGATTTGGATGGTGACTTGTACTTTGTTTGTTGGGATTCAGAGCTAACTTGTATTAAACAAGTTAAACCTATGAGCTACGAGCCTGCACCAAGTATACAATTGGATCATGATGTCACAATTGAG GAAGTTCAAAAATATTTTGCCAATTACATGGTGAATGATGGTCTTGGAGCCATTGCGAATGCTCACACTGTCTTTGCAGATAAGAACTCTAAGAAGGCAATGAGTGCTGAATGTATTAAACTTGCAAAATTATTCTCCATTGCTGTTGACTTCCCAAAGACTGGTGTGCCAGCAAACTTGCCACGCAACCTTCGTGTCCACGAGTATCCTGATTTCATGGACAAGCCCGATAAACCAACTTATGTATCAAATGGTGTTCTCGGGAAGCTTTTTAGAGGAGTGAAAGATGTTTCATCTGATGTCAACACCTTTGAAATTTTCACTAAGGAAGTTGCTACCAAATGCTACGATCCAGACATGGAAGTAGATGGTTTTGAAAAGTATTTGAGAGAAGCTTTTGATTACAAAACTAAGTACGACTTCAAATTGGGGAACCTTATGGATTACTATGGTATTAAAACAGAACCTGAATTAGTTAGTGGAAATATCTTGAAAATGGCGAAGTCTTTTGATAAAAGGAATGACTTGGAACAAATTGCCTTTGCTATGAAGTCTCTAAGAAAGGAGGTTAGGTCTTGGTTCAATGAGAATGAAAGTAAGTATACGTATGAAGACATCGAAGACGACGAATACGCAAGAGCATCTGCGTGGTACTGTGTCACGTATCATCCAGATTATTGGGGTCGTTACAATGAAGGTACACAAAGAGATCACTTTTTGAGTTTTCCATGGTGTGTTGCTGACAAACTTATTCAAATCAAAAGAGAGAAGATGTCATTGAGGAATTCTTCTCCAATGTCATCACTACAGTACAATTTTGATGGGATGAGTTTGTACTAA
- the LOC103504467 gene encoding putative B3 domain-containing protein At3g24850, with protein MEERIAVEGFRMNVHSFNQFYVPQRRRSFRVEIKEQSNPQTHLPISMSEAADVLIEMANSVPNVEPQQINKTHKRKNPPRTNTAIKKQRRKKKVEQSEYPSIPEMPTTMRDRIEEMGGYEINLVIQKQLTDTDLNKNEGRLSMPKKKLAFDFTTEEERNLLSQQENKNKKGINVMIMNNMVEDIRSICLKKWKIGSGNGDVYCLMTQWNAFVEETGLKSGQHIQLWCFRKDYEFEPPRLCFAVVRLN; from the coding sequence ATGGAAGAGAGGATAGCAGTTGAAGGCTTCAGAATGAATGTTCATAGTTTCAACCAATTTTATGTACCCCAAAGAAGAAGATCTTTTCGTGTTGAAATAAAAGAACAATCCAACCCTCAAACCCACCTTCCCATCTCTATGTCGGAGGCTGCAGATGTTTTAATAGAGATGGCAAACTCTGTTCCTAATGTTGAACCACAACAAATTAACAAAACTCACAAAAGAAAGAACCCTCCAAGGACCAATACTGCCATCAAGAAAcagagaaggaagaagaaggtaGAACAGAGTGAGTATCCGTCAATTCCTGAGATGCCGACGACAATGAGAGATCGAATCGAGGAAATGGGTGGCTATGAAATTAATCTGGTTATTCAAAAACAACTCACAGATACAGATTTAAACAAGAATGAAGGGCGTTTGTCTATGCCCAAAAAGAAACTTGCGTTTGATTTTACAACAGAGGAGGAGAGGAATTTGCTAAGCCAACAAGAAAACAAGAATAAGAAAGGGATAAATGTAATGATAATGAATAATATGGTTGAAGACATTAGAAGCATTTGCTTGAAGAAATGGAAGATTGGAAGTGGAAATGGAGATGTATACTGTTTGATGACACAATGGAATGCATTTGTCGAAGAAACGGGATTGAAGAGTGGACAACATATTCAACTTTGGTGCTTTAGAAAAGATTATGAATTTGAGCCTCCTCGTCTTTGCTTTGCTGTGGTTAGGTTAAACTAA